Proteins from a genomic interval of Odontesthes bonariensis isolate fOdoBon6 chromosome 7, fOdoBon6.hap1, whole genome shotgun sequence:
- the eea1 gene encoding early endosome antigen 1, which produces MLRRILQMTPGKGGSQNAESEQPSTDLNHDQTSEGFICPQCMKSHNSAEELFKHYELFHDTGDLPAHVAPTREDLTMLRQEVQDLHTSLKEERWFSGELKKELDKVQGQLKQNDGQVSSEDPVLVRKLNEAETEKFNIKQMKDLFEQKAAQLATEIVDLKSRYDEEKSLREAADLRLANLTEQLQNEKQGNERLHTELLQRPGVEDVEVLQKELVQVQTLMDRMTREREEESERLQNHYEELQANYTTSEMTISQLKAELAKGPQEAAVYTQQIHQLQSKLNNLQQQCQSLSEKLVRKEKEYQELEEHLGAEKAAKRGVQDNLRERDVEAQELQARATGAETSLQKAQMDLTEKAEEVAKLKSEIAELEVKHTELKVERKQLEQQREERESQGAQQQTEISQLHTKLLEAERQLGEVQGRLKEQRQLSGEKLKDREQQAADLQLKLSRAEEQLKESTGKNTDLQHQLEKAKQQHQELQALQQNTNGKLREAQNDLEQVLRQIGDKDQKIQNLEALLQKSKDIVSQLEAEREDLCAKIQAGEGETAVLNQLKEKNHALQEQVTQLTDKLKNQSESNKQAQDNLHKQVQEQKTLLRSAQDRAHTLETSVTELTAQLTDSKEKVSQLDAQLKAKTELLLSAEAAKAAQKANLENNLETAQHALQDKQQELNKVQKKVEEQAQRLKERQEQCAQLETSLKDCKDKLLASEQRAEQLEGLTKKLESQVAEVQTTRDQAQQEVQKLQKDNSEIKRKTKELQRSLETEKEGTTTLQEELKKKAAALSDVQQQLERCEQEMTALKANLDKVTQEGKTLQAELDKKAQSLAADLQRFQQEKEAQRKELVTTQESLGKANKALKESRSQLDTERKNRKTAMEEKEKSNEKARQELLKANEAITKTAKESKEQIELMREAEKKLKVQLTSLEQQHSKTQGTLKEKETELGKLREQIKTIQASLEEEVKKLKGQVTELREASVKKADEESKLRTRVSGLDQELVSEKSRTAELQKALEQSQENLTKLQSDFYGKESEVSALRQDLKASEGKLSMAQEELAANRTHQTGLEAQIQEMKAGRCSLEQELAKRDQNLQKLEQTLKELQKQEGQVKEELQNERSKVEELNKAKSVLETNNAKLTTELKTLAAKSEKELGELQEAKQLLIQQKLELQGQVEEAQGALKQEQKEHQATRDGRSKREEQLLAQTKEVQDQLAAEKRATEEQVKRGDEAEAKLSVQVTALNENVATLKREWQGSQRRVSELEKQTDELRGEIAVLEATVQNNQDERRALLERCVKGEGEIEKLQAKVVELRRKLDDTTAAMQELGRENQSLQIKQSQSLTRKWAEDHEVQNCMACGKGFTVTVRKHHCRHCGNIFCAECSSRNALTPYNKKPVRVCETCYEELQG; this is translated from the exons ATGCTAAGACGGATACTTCAAATG ACTCCTGGGAAGGGAGGCTCCCAAAATGCGGAGTCAGAGCAGCCCAGCACGGACCTTAACCACGATCAGACGTCCGAG GGCTTCATTTGTCCTCAGTGCATGAAGTCCCACAACTCTGCAGAGGAGCTGTTCAAGCACTACGAGCTGTTCCACGATACGGGAGACCTCCCTGCTCATGTGGCCCCCACTCG CGAAGACCTTACAATGCTTCGGCAGGAGGTGCAGGACCTGCACACTTCTCTCAAG GAGGAAAGATGGTTCTCCGGGGAACTAAAGAAGGAATTAGACAAAGTCCAAGGGCAGCTGAAGCAA AACGATGGGCAGGTGAGCTCGGAGGATCCAG TCCTTGTAAGGAAGTTGAATGAAGCCGAGACGGAGAAGTTCAACATTAAACAGATGAAAGACCTGTTTGAGCAGAAGGCTGCGCAGCTGGCGACAGAGATAGTAG ACTTGAAGTCCCGATATGACGAGGAGAAAAGCCTTAGGGAGGCTGCTGATCTGAGGCTCGCCAATCTgactgagcagctgcagaacGAGAAGCAGGGAAACGAGAGACTCCACACAGAACTG CTGCAGCGACCGGGAGTGGAGGATGTAGAGGTTCTGCAGAAGGAGCTGGTGCAGGTGCAGACACTGATGGACCGCATGACCCgtgagagggaggaggagtctgAACGCCTCCAAAACCATTACGAGGAGCTGCAGGCTAATTACACTACCTCAGAG ATGACCATATCACAACTTAAAGCAGAGCTGGCGAAGGGGCCACAGGAAGCAGCCGTCTACACACAACAGATCCACCAGCTGCAGAGCAAACTGAATAATTTGCAGCAGCAATGCCAG AGCCTGTCTGAAAAGCTTGTGCGTAAGGAGAAGGAGTATCAAGAACTGGAGGAGCATCTGGGAGCTGAGAAAGCTGCCAAGAGGGGAGTCCAAGACAACCTGAGGGAGAGGGATGTGGAGGCACAGGAGCTCCAGGCCCGGGCCACAGGGGCTGAAACCTCCCTGCAGAAGGCCCAAATGGATCTGACAGAGAAGGCTGAGGAGGTGGCAAAGTTGAAGAGTGAGATTGCAGAGCTGGAGGTGAAGCACACAGAACTGAAGGTGGAAAGAAAACAGTTGGAACAACAGagggaagagagagagagccaAGGGGCTCAGCAGCAGACTGAGATCAGTCAG CTGCACACCAAACTGCTGGAGGCAGAAAGGCAGCTGGGTGAGGTGCAGGGTCGACTGAAGGAGCAGAGACAGCTGTCCGGGGAGAAACTAAAAGACCGTGAGCAACAAGCGGCCGACCTGCAGCTCAAACTCTCTCGTGCAGAAGAACAG CTGAAGGAGAGCACCGGTAAGAACACAGACTTGCAGCACCAGCTGGAGAAAGCCAAACAGCAACACCAGGAGCTGCAGGCGCTGCAGCAAAACACCAACGGAAAACTTCGTGAGGCGCAG AATGACCTGGAGCAGGTGTTGCGTCAGATTGGGGATAAAGACCAGAAAATCCAGAACCTGGAAGCTCTGCTTCAGAAGAGTAAAGACATTGTGAGCCAGCTGGAAGCTGAGAGAGAAGACTTGTGTGCCAAGATccaggctggggagggagagacGGCTGTCCTTAACCAGCTCAAAGAGAAAAACCATGCACTACAAGAACAG GTGACACAGTTGACCGACAAGCTTAAGAACCAGTCAGAGAGCAACAAGCAAGCCCAGGACAACCTACACAAGCAGGTCCAGGAGCAGAAGACTCTGCTGCGTTCAGCCCAGGACCGAGCTCACACCCTGGAGACTTCGGTCACCGAACTCACCGCCCAGCTCACAGACAGCAAGGAGAAAGTATCCCAGCTGGATGCTCAG CTGAAAGCAAAAACAGAGTTGCTGTTGTCTGCTGAAGCGGCCAAGGCTGCACAGAAGGCCAATCTGGAGAACAACCTGGAGACAGCCCAACATGCACTGCAGGACAAACAGCAG GAGCTTAATAAAGTTCAGAagaaggtggaggagcaggCCCAAAGGCTCAAAGAGAGACAGGAGCAGTGCGCTCAGTTGGAAACCAGTCTAAAGGACTGTAAAGACAAACTACTGGCCTCAGAACAGCGTGCTGAGCAGCTCGAGGGGCTCACTAAG AAACTGGAGTCGCAGGTAGCAGAAGTGCAGACCACGCGGGATCAGGCGCAGCAGGAGGTGCAGAAGCTGCAGAAGGACAATTCAGAGATTAAACGGAAAACAAAGGAGCTCCAGCGGTCCCTGGAAACTGAGAAGGAAGG AACTACAACTCTGCAAGAGGAGTTGAAGAAAAAAGCTGCTGCTTTGAGTGAcgtccagcagcagctggagcgcTGTGAGCAGGAGATGACTGCTCTGAAGGCGAATCTGGACAAAGTGACCCAGGAGGGAAAGACTCTGCAAGCAGAGCTGGACAAGAAAGCTCAGAGTCTGGCAGCAGACCTACAAAGGTTCCAGCAGGAGAAAGAGGCACAGAGGAAGGAGCTTGTCACTACTCAGGAGAGCTTAGGAAAGGCTAATAAGGCCCTGAAAGAGAGTCGGAGTCAACTGGACACTGAGAGGAAGAACCGTAAAACAGCCATGGAGGAGAAG GAAAAGTCCAATGAAAAGGCAAGACAGGAGCTTCTCAAAGCTAACGAAGCTATCACGAAGACGGCAAAAGAGTCGAAAGAGCAGATTGAGCTGATGAGAGAG GCAGAGAAAAAGCTCAAAGTGCAGTTGACCTCATTAGAGCAGCAGCATTCAAAGACTCAGGGGACATTAAAGGAAAAGGAGACTGAGTTGGGAAAGCTGCGGGAGCAAATCAAGACGATCCAGGCGTCATTAGAGGAGGAGGTTAAGAAACTAAAGGGCCAAGTGACAGAGCTACGGGAAGCCAGTGTCAAGAAA gcAGATGAGGAGAGTAAACTGAGGACTCGGGTCTCGGGGCTCGACCAGGAACTGGTCTCTGAGAAGAGCCGGACAGCAGAGCTGCAGAAGGCCTTGGAGCAAAGCCAGGAAAACCTCACTAAGCTTCAGTCTGACTTCTACGGCAAGGAGTCAGAGGTTTCTGCCCTTCGCCAAGACCTTAAG GCATCAGAGGGGAAACTGAGCATggctcaggaggagctggctgcTAACCGAACCCATCAGACGGGTTTAGAGGCTCAGATCCAGGAAATGAAGGCAGGCCGGTGCTCATTGGAGCAGGAACTCGCCAAACGAGATCAGAACCTCCAAAAACTGGAGCAAACCCTGAAGGAGCTACAGAAGCAAGAG GGTCAAGTTAAAGAGGAACTGCAGAACGAGAGGAGCAAGGTGGAGGAGTTGAACAAAGCCAAGAGTGTTCTGGAAACGAACAACGCAAAGCTAACAACCGAGTTAAAAACACTAGCAGCGAAGAGCGAGAAG GAGCTGGGTGAGTTGCAAGAAGCCAAACAGCTGTTGATCCAGCAGAAGCTGGAGCTGCAGGGTCAGGTTGAGGAGGCGCAGGGTGCCCTcaagcaggagcagaaggagCACCAGGCCACCAGGGACGGCAGGAGCAAAAGAGAGGAGCAGCTGCTCGCCCAAACAAAGGAAGTCCAGGATCAGTTG GCGGCAGAGAAGCGAGCCACAGAAGAGCAGGTGAAGCGCGGGGATGAGGCTGAAGCTAAGCTGAGTGTACAGGTGACGGCTCTGAATGAAAATGTGGCTACATTGAAGAGGGAATGGCAGGGCAGCCAGCGGAGAGTAAGTGAACTCGAGAAGCAGACTGATGAGCTGAGAGGAGAGATTGCTGTGCTGGAGGCCACCGTCCAGAACAACCAGGATGAGCGACGGGCACTTTTGGAAAG gtgtgtgaAGGGTGAGGGCGAGATAGAAAAACTGCAGGCCAAAGTCGTGGAGCTCAGGCGGAAGCTGGACGACACGACGGCAGCCATGCAGGAGCTCGGCAGAGAGAACCAGTCGCTCCAG ATCAAGCAGTCACAAAGTCTGACCAGGAAGTGGGCAGAAGATCACGAAGTGCAGAACTGCATGGCCTGTGGGAAAGGCTTCACCGTCACCGTCAGGAAG CACCACTGCCGACACTGTGGGAACATCTTCTGCGCCGAGTGTTCGTCCAGAAACGCCCTCACGCCATACAATAAGAAGCCAGTACGAGTGTGTGAGACGTGTTACGAGGAGCTCCAAGGCTGA